From one Rosa rugosa chromosome 4, drRosRugo1.1, whole genome shotgun sequence genomic stretch:
- the LOC133743200 gene encoding transcription factor KUA1 isoform X3: protein MTRRCSHCSHNGHNSRTCPNRGVKLFGVRLTDGGIRKSASMGNLTHYAGSGSGLLHNNPDSPGEAADHSGAADGYASEDFVPGSSSSCRERKKGTPWTEEEHRMFLLGLQKLGKGDWRGIARNYVISRTPTQVASHAQKYFIRQSNVSRRKRRSSLFDIVADDSVDTPMEPLDFLPENHVEDDTESNHPLPAPPALDEECESMASTNSDGEPSPPKADNSQSCYPVMYPTYFSPFPFPFPMWPGYSTEPTKVDTHEVLKPTAVHSKSPINVDELVGMSNLSIGEPKGQAGPSSLSLNLVEGSSRQSAFHANPSSGSSNMKSGSG from the exons ATGACGCGGCGGTGCTCGCATTGCAGCCACAATGGCCACAACTCCCGCACGTGCCCCAACCGCGGCGTCAAGCTCTTCGGCGTCCGCCTCACCGACGGCGGCATCAGGAAGAGTGCTAGTATGGGCAATCTGACCCACTATGCCGGGTCCGGTTCGGGTCTGCTCCATAACAACCCGGACTCTCCCGGCGAGGCTGCTGATCACTCCGGCGCCGCTGACGGTTATGCTTCTGAGGACTTCGTGCCCGGATCGTCTTCCAGCTGCCGGGAACGTAAAAAAG GCACCCCATGGACAGAGGAGGAACATAGGATGTTTTTACTTGGACTACAGAAACTTGGTAAAGGTGATTGGCGTGGAATCGCTCGCAATTATGTTATTTCAAGAACACCTACTCAAGTGGCTAGCCATGCTCAGAAATATTTCATTAGGCAGTCTAATGTATCACGGAGAAAAAGACGTTCTAGCCTGTTTGATATAGTAGCAGATGAT TCAGTTGATACTCCAATGGAACCACTGGACTTCTTACCTGAAAACCATGTAGAAGATGATACTGAAAGCAACCACCCATTGCCTGCTCCTCCAGCTTTGGATGAAGAATGTGAATCAATGGCATCTACCAACTCAGATGGAGAACCTTCCCCTCCAAAGGCTGATAACTCACAGTCATGTTATCCAGTGATGTATCCCACTTATTTCTCACCTTTTCCATTTCCTTTTCCAATGTGGCCTGGATACAGTACTGAGCCAACGAAGGTGGATACACATGAGGTCCTTAAGCCAACGGCAGTACATTCAAAGAGCCCAATTAATGTTGATGAGCTAGTAGGCATGTCGAATCTGAGTATAGGAGAGCCTAAAGGTCAAGCTGGTCCGTCCTCGCTCTCACTAAATCTTGTTGAAGGGTCCTCTAGGCAATCGGCTTTCCATGCAAATCCAAGTTCTGGCAGTTCAAATATGAAATCAG GTTCTGGATAG
- the LOC133743200 gene encoding transcription factor KUA1 isoform X4, with protein MSLVLEFFSLTKSAHTGILNFSFIYLEAGSFHRSLNEVNLDVNICLGQILGTPWTEEEHRMFLLGLQKLGKGDWRGIARNYVISRTPTQVASHAQKYFIRQSNVSRRKRRSSLFDIVADDSVDTPMEPLDFLPENHVEDDTESNHPLPAPPALDEECESMASTNSDGEPSPPKADNSQSCYPVMYPTYFSPFPFPFPMWPGYSTEPTKVDTHEVLKPTAVHSKSPINVDELVGMSNLSIGEPKGQAGPSSLSLNLVEGSSRQSAFHANPSSGSSNMKSGGSPIHAL; from the exons ATGAGCTTGGTGCTTGAATTCTTTAGTCTTACTAAGTCTGCTCATACTGGAATTCTGAATTTCAGTTTCATTTATTTGGAAGCTGGTTCATTTCATAGGTCGTTGAATGAGGTCAATTTAGATGTGAATATATGCCTGGGTCAAATTTTAG GCACCCCATGGACAGAGGAGGAACATAGGATGTTTTTACTTGGACTACAGAAACTTGGTAAAGGTGATTGGCGTGGAATCGCTCGCAATTATGTTATTTCAAGAACACCTACTCAAGTGGCTAGCCATGCTCAGAAATATTTCATTAGGCAGTCTAATGTATCACGGAGAAAAAGACGTTCTAGCCTGTTTGATATAGTAGCAGATGAT TCAGTTGATACTCCAATGGAACCACTGGACTTCTTACCTGAAAACCATGTAGAAGATGATACTGAAAGCAACCACCCATTGCCTGCTCCTCCAGCTTTGGATGAAGAATGTGAATCAATGGCATCTACCAACTCAGATGGAGAACCTTCCCCTCCAAAGGCTGATAACTCACAGTCATGTTATCCAGTGATGTATCCCACTTATTTCTCACCTTTTCCATTTCCTTTTCCAATGTGGCCTGGATACAGTACTGAGCCAACGAAGGTGGATACACATGAGGTCCTTAAGCCAACGGCAGTACATTCAAAGAGCCCAATTAATGTTGATGAGCTAGTAGGCATGTCGAATCTGAGTATAGGAGAGCCTAAAGGTCAAGCTGGTCCGTCCTCGCTCTCACTAAATCTTGTTGAAGGGTCCTCTAGGCAATCGGCTTTCCATGCAAATCCAAGTTCTGGCAGTTCAAATATGAAATCAGGTGGTAGTCCAATCCATGCGCTTTAG
- the LOC133743200 gene encoding transcription factor KUA1 isoform X1 codes for MTRRCSHCSHNGHNSRTCPNRGVKLFGVRLTDGGIRKSASMGNLTHYAGSGSGLLHNNPDSPGEAADHSGAADGYASEDFVPGSSSSCRERKKGTPWTEEEHRMFLLGLQKLGKGDWRGIARNYVISRTPTQVASHAQKYFIRQSNVSRRKRRSSLFDIVADDSVDTPMEPLDFLPENHVEDDTESNHPLPAPPALDEECESMASTNSDGEPSPPKADNSQSCYPVMYPTYFSPFPFPFPMWPGYSTEPTKVDTHEVLKPTAVHSKSPINVDELVGMSNLSIGEPKGQAGPSSLSLNLVEGSSRQSAFHANPSSGSSNMKSGGSPIHAL; via the exons ATGACGCGGCGGTGCTCGCATTGCAGCCACAATGGCCACAACTCCCGCACGTGCCCCAACCGCGGCGTCAAGCTCTTCGGCGTCCGCCTCACCGACGGCGGCATCAGGAAGAGTGCTAGTATGGGCAATCTGACCCACTATGCCGGGTCCGGTTCGGGTCTGCTCCATAACAACCCGGACTCTCCCGGCGAGGCTGCTGATCACTCCGGCGCCGCTGACGGTTATGCTTCTGAGGACTTCGTGCCCGGATCGTCTTCCAGCTGCCGGGAACGTAAAAAAG GCACCCCATGGACAGAGGAGGAACATAGGATGTTTTTACTTGGACTACAGAAACTTGGTAAAGGTGATTGGCGTGGAATCGCTCGCAATTATGTTATTTCAAGAACACCTACTCAAGTGGCTAGCCATGCTCAGAAATATTTCATTAGGCAGTCTAATGTATCACGGAGAAAAAGACGTTCTAGCCTGTTTGATATAGTAGCAGATGAT TCAGTTGATACTCCAATGGAACCACTGGACTTCTTACCTGAAAACCATGTAGAAGATGATACTGAAAGCAACCACCCATTGCCTGCTCCTCCAGCTTTGGATGAAGAATGTGAATCAATGGCATCTACCAACTCAGATGGAGAACCTTCCCCTCCAAAGGCTGATAACTCACAGTCATGTTATCCAGTGATGTATCCCACTTATTTCTCACCTTTTCCATTTCCTTTTCCAATGTGGCCTGGATACAGTACTGAGCCAACGAAGGTGGATACACATGAGGTCCTTAAGCCAACGGCAGTACATTCAAAGAGCCCAATTAATGTTGATGAGCTAGTAGGCATGTCGAATCTGAGTATAGGAGAGCCTAAAGGTCAAGCTGGTCCGTCCTCGCTCTCACTAAATCTTGTTGAAGGGTCCTCTAGGCAATCGGCTTTCCATGCAAATCCAAGTTCTGGCAGTTCAAATATGAAATCAGGTGGTAGTCCAATCCATGCGCTTTAG